GGCATTGCTGTATGCCGACTGGGAGCGGTTGGAACTCACAGAAGTGCCGGATCCACAGCCGGCGCCGGGTGAAGTGATCGTCCGCGTCGGGCACGCTGGCATTTGTGGCTCTGAGTTAGAATGCGTTGTCCAACGCCACCCGCGTCGGCGCCCGCCCTTGATCATGGGACACGAGTTTGCTGGCACCATCGTCGCGTTGGGCGATGGCGTGACAGGGTTGTGCGTGGGGCAAAAGGTCGCTGTCAACCCCTTCGTCGTGTGCCACACCTGCCGTTGGTGTCGGATCGGCAAAAGCAACATTTGTGAGCGCCGGCAATTGATGAGCATGCACCGTCCGGGCGCGTTTGCGGAGCTGGTCGCCGTGCCGGCGGAAAATTGCCATCCGCTGCCCGACATTGCTGACACCTGCATGGGGGCAATGGTGGAGCCAGTTGCCAACGCCGTCCACGCCGTTCGGCTCGCCGGGCAAGTGTTGCCGCAACGGGTCCTCGTGTTCGGCGCCGGTCCCATCGGTTTGGTCTGCGCGCAGGTCGCTAAAGCGATGGGAGCCAACTTTGTGGCGGTCGTGGA
This genomic stretch from bacterium HR17 harbors:
- a CDS encoding 2-dehydro-3-deoxy-L-rhamnonate dehydrogenase (NAD(+)); the encoded protein is MKALLYADWERLELTEVPDPQPAPGEVIVRVGHAGICGSELECVVQRHPRRRPPLIMGHEFAGTIVALGDGVTGLCVGQKVAVNPFVVCHTCRWCRIGKSNICERRQLMSMHRPGAFAELVAVPAENCHPLPDIADTCMGAMVEPVANAVHAVRLAGQVLPQRVLVFGAGPIGLVCAQVAKAMGANFVAVVEIAPDRQTIADQFTDAVIDPTQGDFLAQVDALTDGERFDLALDAVGRAQTRRLAVDALHPTGTAVWVGLHDDETLLSGMGIVYGEKRVQGSYAYTDDDFATALQLVVSRRVEVTSWVQEFPLEQGVEVFWRLARGEARHIVKALLRP